One stretch of Lucilia cuprina isolate Lc7/37 chromosome 6, ASM2204524v1, whole genome shotgun sequence DNA includes these proteins:
- the LOC124420896 gene encoding cytochrome b-c1 complex subunit 6, mitochondrial-like, whose product MNFQKFWTFNLQAAPPEQLTSREEQFELVDQQKVLRDFCDKKRQIYRLYETLQKCNKRVNSRQQTRETCEQELFDYIQALDHCVAKMLFPQFV is encoded by the coding sequence atgaattttcaaaaattctggACTTTCAATCTTCAAGCCGCACCACCTGAGCAGCTAACTTCACGAGAAGAACAATTTGAATTGGTTGATCAGCAAAAGGTATTAAGAGATTTTTGTGATAAAAAGCGTCAAATCTATAGACTTTATGAAACTCTACAAAAATGCAATAAACGTGTAAATAGTCGTCAGCAAACACGGGAAACCTGTGAGCAGGAGCTATTCGATTATATACAAGCACTCGATCATTGTGTGGCCAAAATGTTATTCCCCCAATTCGTTTAG